The proteins below come from a single Triticum aestivum cultivar Chinese Spring chromosome 5D, IWGSC CS RefSeq v2.1, whole genome shotgun sequence genomic window:
- the LOC123125812 gene encoding putative ripening-related protein 7, with product MMVNGFQQDHPHLQHHSDEEYVVSLSSEWYAGGARCGKTIRIANSGNLYINAMVVDECAGCDNEVGASIHIWRNFRLDPSLGQADIKWSDLDTST from the coding sequence ATGATGGTGAACGGCTTCCAGCAAGACCATCCGCATCTTCAACACCACAGCGACGAGGAGTACGTGGTGTCGCTCTCTTCGGAGTGGTACGCCGGCGGGGCCCGGTGCGGCAAGACCATCCGCATCGCCAACTCTGGCAATCTTTACATAAACGCCATGGTCGTCGACGAGTGCGCCGGCTGTGACAACGAGGTGGGCGCGTCCATCCATATCTGGCGTAACTTCCGTCTTGACCCCAGCCTCGGCCAGGCCGACATCAAGTGGTCCGACCTTGACACGTCTACCTGA